The Candidatus Palauibacter polyketidifaciens genome contains the following window.
TGAAGAAGAGCAGGAGCCACGGAAGGAGCGACAGCATAGGCCGCAGCGACGCCTCGCCCAGGAGGTAGGCCTCCTGGAAGTAGAAATAGAAGTTGATCCCGAGGAAGATGACGAGGAGGATGTAGGCGGTCGCGTGGTCGAAGTAGCCCGCGAACTCCCGCTTCGCGACGGTGAGGATGCGGCCGATCATCCGTCCACCTCCTCGCCCGCCTCCGGCGCCTCGTCGGACATCGCACCGGGGGGCTCGTCGCCGGTTTCGTCCGCCGGCCCGGCGCTCTCGGCGGTGAGCCGGTGGAAGAGATCCTCCAGGCTCGCCTGGGCGAGGTGCAGTTCCCACAGCGGCCAGCCCCGCGCCGCGGCGAGTTGCGAGAGGTCTGGTCGCGGGTCCTGGCCGGGGGCGCCCTCGACGGCGAACCGGGCGCGCCCGCCCGCATCCGCCTCGAGGGTGTCGGCCCGCGCCACGGAGGCGAGGTCGCCCATGGCCTCCGCGGCGGCGTCCGCCGGGGCGTCGAGTTCGACCATGACCCGGGCGCCGCCATGCCCGGCGACAAGCGCATCGACGGAGCCATCCGCGACGATGCGCCCCTCGTTGATGATGACGACGCGCGAGCACGTCTTCCGCACCTCCTGCATCACGTGCGTGCTCAGGAGGACGGTGCGGTCGGTCCCCACGTCGCGGATGAGGCTGCGGATCTCGACGCGCTGGTTCGGATCGAGTCCCTCGGTCGGTTCGTCGAGGATGAGGATCTCCGGCTGCGAGAGGATGGCCTGCGCGAGGCCGACGCGCTGCCGGTATCCCTTCGAGAGCTGGTTGATCGGGCGGTAGTAGACGGCTTCGATGCCGGTCTGCGCGACGACATCGTCGGTCCGCGCGCGGATCTCGCCGGCGTCCATCCCGCGCAGCCGGCCCATGAACGTGATGTACTCGCCGGCGAGCATGTCCCGGTACAGCGGGTTCGTCTCGGGCAGGTAGCCGATACGGCGCCGCAGTTCGACAGGGTGGTCCTCGATGGACAGGCCATCGATGGAGATCGTGCCCCCATCGGGCTCGAGATACTGCGTGAGCAGCCGCATGGTCGTCGTCTTGCCCGCGCCGTTGGGCCCGAGGAAGCCGACGACCTCGCCGCGGTCGATCGAGAACGTCGCGGAATCGACCGCAACGGTCTCGCCGAACCTCTTCACGACATCGGTCAGCGATACGAGTGACATACGAGTGGCATCGGATCCGGGTTGGATGTGTGCGACGGGGCGGAAAAGGTAGATCGGGTGCGGTGCGAGTCAAGCACCGCCGCGGGTCATCGCAGACAGGCCGGTGGCGCGGGTGTAGCTTCCCCGGCATGAACGTACTCCTCGATGCGGGTCGGCGCGTGGTGGGGCTCGCGCTGGTCGTGCTCGTCGTCGTCCCCGTCTTCGTGGTCCTCGATCCGGCCGCGCCGCGCGGCGCGCTGGACGACCTCATGCGGCGGTCGGGGTTCGAGCACTGGACGTACACGTGGGGCGTTTCGACCGGCGTCTGGACTCTGCTCGCGGTGGGAGTCGCCGCGCTCGTTGCGGCGTTTGGGCGCGGGTGGCTGTCGATGACGCTCGCGCGGATCGGGCGGGCGATCGAGCGGCCGCCGGCGTGGGCGGTGGCCGCGTCCATGGGGCTTCTCGGCGCCGGGCTCGCGACCGCGGTCGCGCTGGTCGCGTTCGATGGGCGCACGCTGGTCACCGACGCGAGCGTGAACCTCCTGCAGGCTCGGTACTTCGCCGCCGGGGCGCTGGCCGGACCTCCACTCGCGATGCCGGAGTTCTGGTCCATGCAGTTCATGGTGCAGACGCCCGCGGGGTGGGTGTCCCAGTATCCCCCGGCCCACGCCCTGTGGCTTGCGGCGGGCTTCAAGCTGGGTGGTCCGTGGATCGCGGTGGCGGCGACCATGGGAATGCTCGGCGTCTTCTCCGTCCTCTCCTTCGAGCGCCTGTTGCCCGACCGGGTCGCGGCCGCCCGCCTCGGCGCCCTGCTCGCCGTCACGAGCCCCATGCTGCTGGCCCTCGCCGGGGCCTACATGAACCACGCCACGGTCGCGGCCTTCGCCGCGCTCGCCCTCTGGCTGTCGCTCCGGGCCGAGACGGGCCGGGCCGCGTGGGCGCTGGCGGCGGGCGGCGCGATGGGCTTCATGGTCACGACACGTCCCATCTCCGGTCTGCTCATCGGCGTCGCCGTGACGGCTGGCGTGTGGCTCACCGCGCCACGGCAGGAACCGGGCCTGCACCGGCCGTGGCTTCTGCGCCGCTTCGCCTGGTGGGCGCTGGGCGGCCTCCCGTTCGCGGTCGGTTTCGGCTGGTTCAACGCCCGCTTCTTCGGTAGCCCGCTTACCCTCGGCTACACCGCCGCCGCCGGCCCCAGCCACGGCCTCGGCTTCCACATCGACCCCTGGGGCCGCATGTACGGCTTCACGCAGGCGCTGGGCTATACGTCGACCGAATTGCTCTCGGTCGGGCGCGGAATCTTCGGCACTGTGCTGCCGGTTGCCGCGATCATCGGACTCTATTTGCTCCTCGCGCGCCGCCTGCGGCGCGGCGAGCGCATCCTCGCCGCGTGGGCGCTCCTGCCGATCGTGGCGAGCGCGCTCTACTGGCATCACGACCTGGTGTTCGGGCCGCGCATGCTCGGCGAGGCCGTGCCGGCCTGGTGCGCGCTCCTCGTCCTCGCGGCGATCGGTCTATCGCGCGCGGGCCGCCGCCCGTGGCTCTCGGACGGGATCGCCGTCCTGGTCCTCATCCCTCTCGTTTACGGCCTGACCGTTGGGGGGGCGGAGCGCGTCGTGCGCCTGGGAGGCCGCGCCGCGCTTGTCCCGGAAATCACGGAGCCCGGCCCATCGCTCGTGTTCGTGCACGAGTCCTGGCAGGACCGGATCGGTGCGCGGCTCGCCGCGCGGCCCATGAGGCTCGACAGCGTAAGGGCCCTTCTGACACAGTATGATCCCTGCCGTCTCGAGGGTGCTCTCGTCGGAGCGCAGCAACCGGAGGAGGTGGTCGATCGGTGCGGGCGCGAGCGGGCGGCCGACCGGCTCGGCGCGATGGGCCTCACCAGTTACGTGTGGCGCGGGGACTTGCCCGGGCTCGGCGGCTCGGGCGTGCTTTGGACCCGTGATCTCGGGCCGGAAGCGAACGCGCGCCTCATCGAGGCGGAACCGGGCCGAACGCCCTTCCTCGTGCTCCCGGACAGTGCGAGCGCCGGCCTCGTCGTCCCCTACCAGATGGGCGTGAATGCACTCTGGGGGCCCACTCCGCCGTAGCAGCCCGCGAAAAAGCTCCGCTGCCAGCTCAGGCGTGCGATTCCGGCGCCGTCGGAACGACGAGTTCGAGGTCCGTGTGGCGGGCGATCGTGTCGAAATCGCGATTCCGGGCCAGCAGCGGGCGCTGCGCATCCAGGGCCGCGGCGGCGACCATGCAGTCTACCGAGGACCGAATCGTACGTCCCGCCCGCTGACACGTGCGGTAGATCCGCGCCGCGCGCTGGAACTGGCCCAGCGAGTCGGGGATCAGGATCTCGAAGCGGCCGAGCAGCTTCAACAGATCCCACTCGTCGGATTCGCTGCGACAGCCTGAAAGGAGTTCCATAGCCGCGGGAGCGGGCGTGGCGATCGTGCTCCCGGTCCGTACGGCATGTCTCAAAGCAAGGTGGACGGGACTTTCCGTGCAGCGCAGGTACTCGATCCACGCGGACGTGTCGACGATCACAGGGGCTCGACCGTGTTGCCGTCTCGCATCTCATCCAGGTCGCCCGCCCAGCCCACACCCTGCATGGCGAGTGCCTCCTCCTTCGTCATCGGGATGAAGGACTGGCGGAACACCGCTTCCTTCACGGCCGCCGACCAGTTGGCTCGTCCGTACCGCTGGCGCACCGCCTCCAGTTCACGCTCCGGCAATCTCACTTCCAGATCGACGAATCGCAGGCCGGCGGACTCGGCGGCGCCGTATCGCGGCTCCGCCTCGCGCACGGCGAAGACGGAGCCACCCCTCAACTCGCGTTCGCGCGCGTCCCGCAGCGCCCGCCGCACCCACGCGGACACCGTGACGCGGTTGCGCCGCGCCGCATCGCGGATCTCGTCCAACTCCGCCTCCGGCATCACCACCTGCAGTCGCTTACTCATATCGTAAGTATGATATACTCATCACGCATCAGGCTGCAACGGGTTGCCGGGGGTTGGAGCCCTTCGCGGGGTGGAGGTCAGTCCTCGGAGAAGGCGGCGTCGAAGGCGGTGGCGGAGGGGGGGAAGGTGAGGGCCCGGAGGCGTTCGCACGCTTCGCGGGCGCCGTGTTCGCGGTCCATGCCGCTGTCCTCCCACTCGATCGAGAGGGGGCCGTCGTAGCCGATCCGGTCGAGGGCGCGCAGGACCTCCTCGAAGTCCACTCGCCCGCGCCCAATGGAGCGGAAATCCCAGCCGCGGTCGGCGTGCCCGAAGTCGAGGTGGCCGCCGAAGGTGCCGGAGCGGCGCGGGGTGTCGGACCACCACACGTCCTTCATGTGGGCGTGGTGGATGCGGTCGCCGAATTCGAGGATGAAGGCGACGTAGTCCACGCCCTGGTAGGCGAGGTGGCTGGGGTCGTAGTTGAAGCCGAACGCGGCGTGCCCCGCCACAGCCTCCACGGCCCGCGCCGCGCTGGCGGTGTCGAAGGCGATCTCCGTCGGGTGCACCTCGAGGCCGAACTTCACGCCAGCCGCGTCGAAGGCGTCGAGGATCGGGGTCCAGCGGTCGGCGAAGTCGGCGAACCCGGCGTCCACGAAGCCGGCCGGGTGCGGGGGGAAGGCGTAGGCGGCGGCCCAGATCGAGCTGCCGGTGAAGCCGTTCACGACCGGGACGCCGAGCGCAGCCGCCGCGGCCGCCGACCGGCTCATTTCCGCCGCGGCCCGCCGCCGCACGGCCTCGGGGTCGCCGTCGCCCCACACGCGCTCCGGCAGAATGAGCTGGTGGCGGGCGTCGATCGGATCGCACACGGCCTGGCCAACGAGATGGTTGGAGATCGCGTGCACCTCGAGGCCGTGGGCCGCCAGCAGGTCCCGCTGCCCGGCCGCGTAGCCCTCCTCCTCCGTCGCGCGCACGACGTCGAAGTGGTCGCCCCAGCAGGCAAGCTCGAGCCCGTCGTAGCCCCACGCGGCCGCCTTCGCGGCGAGCGTCGCCAGCGGCATGTCCGCCCACTGGCCGGTGAACAGCGTGATCGGTCGTGCGCTCATCGCGTCGGCTCCCCCGGCTCCGCGGGCGGCTCTCCCGGCGGTTCGTACCGCGCGTCCACCCACGCGCCGCGGCGCCCGCTCTCCACCGCCCGTTCGAGGAAGTGAACCCCGCGGGCCCCGTCCCACACCGTGGGGAAGTCGAGATCCGTCTCGTCCGGCGTCCGCCCTTCGTCGAGCGCACCGATGGTCGAGATCACGCTCCGGTACAGGTTCGCGAACCCCTCGATGAACCCCTCCGGGTGGCCCGGCGGGACCCGCGACGCTCCTGCCGCCTCGGGCGAAATCCAGCCGTGTCCCCGTCGCCGCGGCCGGGCCCGTCCGTCCGGCGTCCGGTGCCACAGCGTCTCCGCGTCGTCGTGCCGCCAGGCGATCGAGCCCTCGCTCCCGTACACGCGGATCGCGAGCCCGTTCTCCTCGCCCGCCGCCACCTGCGACACGGTGAGCGTCCCCCGCACGCCGCCGTTCCACCGCATGAGCAGGCTCGCGTCATCTTCCAGACGCCGCCCCGGAACGAACGTCGTCAGCTCGCCGCACAGTGCCTCGACCTCCAGCCCGGTCACATAGCGGGCCAGGTGATGCGCATGCGTCCCGATATCCCCCAGCGCCCCGGCGGCCCCCGCCTGCTCCGGATCCGTGCGCCACACGGCCTGTGGGTGCCCGGTCAACTCGAGCGGCGTCGCCAGCCACCCCTGGAAGTACTCGAGCTGGATGCGTCGGATAGTCCCGACGCGCCCCTCGCGCACGATGGCGCGCGCGTCCTTGATCATCGGGTAGCCGCCGTAGTTGTGCGTGAGCGCGAACACGCGGTCCCCGGCCGCCACGAGCCGGCACAGCGCCTCGGCGTCCGCGACCGTCGTCGTCAGCGGCTTGTCGCACACGACGTGGAACCCCGCTTCGAGGAAGGTCCGCGCCACGTCGAAGTGGAGATGGTTCGGCGTGACGATGATCACGAAGTCGAGCCGTCGATCCCGAGGCAGGGAAGCCTCGGCCTCCGCCATCTCCGCATAGTTTCCATACACGCGGTCGGGGTCGAGTCCGATCTCGGCCCCCTTCGCCGCGGACCGCTCCGGGTCCGACGAGAAGGCCCCCGCCGCGATGCGCGCCAGACCGTCGAGTTCCGCCGCCATCCGGTGCACGTCCCCGATGAATGCGCCGGGTCCGCCCCCCACCATCCCGTAGCTGAGGCGGCGGTTCATCCGCCGCCCGCCCCCGCTCCGATCCGCACGGCTCGATATCCGCCGGCGCGCCGGTCCCGCAGATAGAGGAGCCCGAAGATGAAGACGAGGGCTCCCGTGTACGGCAGAACGGACCGGAACGAGACCCGACCTCCATAGTTGTCCGCCGGCCCGAGGATCGCGTTGGCTCGCTCCGCCAGCGCCTCATCGCCCCCGGAGTTGATGATCGCCCGCAGCGCGTTCGCCGTGACCGACTCCGGCAGCGCGCCATCCGGCCCCACCCCGGCGAGTGCCTCACCGACCGCTTCGCCCGCCGCCGCCAGATCCGGGGCGGTGCTCGCGTCGGCCCCGGCGAAAGCCGCCGCCGCATCGGCGAACAGTGCCTGCGTCTCGACCGCCGGAAGCCGCTCGTGCCCCACCTCGTCGGCGATCCGCCCCATCCACGGCGTCGTCCACAGCCCGACGACCGCCATCCCCGTCGCCCCCATCATCCCCAGCCCGAGCGCGCCGGAACGCGGCACGCGCTCCGACACGAAGCCGAGCATTGTCGGCCAGAAGTAGCACACGCCGACCGCGAACACGGTCGCGGAGGCGAACGCCATCACCGTCGTCTCCGCGTAGCTGAGCCACAGCAGTCCCACGACGGAGATCGCCGCACTCGCCGACAGCACTCCGGTCGGCGAGAGCCGCTCGACCGCGAACCCGGCCTTGTAGCGCAGGATCGCCATCAGGCCGTTGATCCAGGCCAGCACGAGGATCCCCGGAATCCCGCCCGCCTCCAGCACCGCGGGCACCCACCGGTTCGGCCCCAGCTCCGTCGAGGCCGTGATCGCCATGCAGAAGAGCATCAGGATCATCAACGGCGTCATGAACGTGGCCTTGAACATCTCCATCATGCCGACTCCGGCGCGCACGCCCTCGGTCGGCGGGAACTCCTCCCGCCACATCAGGTGACCGTAGATGAGGGTGGGGATGAGGATGAGGCCGATCTTCAGCTGCCACGCGGTGAGGCCTGCCCAGTCCAGGCCGAAGGCGAGCACGGAGCCGATCACGATCCCGCCCGGGAACCAGACGTGGAACTGATTCAGCTTGACCGTCTTCCGCTCCGGATAGAGCGCCGCCACCAACGGGTTGCAGGCGGCCTCGACGAGGCCGTTCCCCAGCGCCAGCGTCAGCGCCCCGAAGAACGCCTGCCAGAAGCCGCCGGCCGTGATGAGCACGGCCGCCCCCACCAGATGACACGCGAAGGCCAGCCGGAGCAGGAACCGCATCCCCAGCGTGTCGCAGAACGGCGCGAACACCAGTTGCGACACGGCGAAGCCCCAGATTCCGGCGCCCGCGATCCAGCCGATATCGGAGTTCGTGAGCGTGAATTCGCCCTTCAGCGTGAGCATGACCGCCCCGACCACCGCGAAGGTGACGGAGGTCGCGATCAGCGACACGCAACTGGCCAGGAAGAGCCGCCTCGGGCGGACGGAGGACGAGGTCGTATCCACGGAACACTCCTCGGATGAGGTCGGCGCGCACGCTAGCGCCGCCTCGTCCGACTCCGCAACGGCGGCGGCGACCCCCGAAACCCTACCGGCCGGCGAACGCTTCGGTCTATTCTTCCCCGAGTCAGAAACCAAGGAGGATCCCGTGAGACGTCCCTCGATTCGCCGCCCGTCACCCGTCACCCTCGCCGCCCTCGCGTGCGGCGTCCTCGTGCTTGCCGCGCTGCCGGCGGGAGCCGCCGCCCAGTCCCGGCCCTACCAGCCGGAATCCGTGAGCGCGAGCGAGTACGCGCGCGCCGAGCAGTTCCTGCCCTGGCACGCGGAGAAGCTCACGTCCGGCGTCACGGTGAACCCCCGCTGGGTCGACGCGAACCGATTCTGGTACCGCAACCAGGTCTTCGGCGGCCACGAGTTCATCATGATCGACGCCGCGGCCCGCACCCGCCGGCCCGCCTTCGATCACGACCGGCTCGCCGCCGCCCTCTCCGAGGCTTCCGACGCGAGCCACGAAGCGACGGATCTTCCCTTCGACGAGTTCGAGTTCAACGCGGCCGGCGGGATCCGCTTCTGGACGGACACCCACGAGCGCTGGGACTGCGACATCGGCGCCTACCGCTGCACCGGTCCGGACTCGGTCGCGCGGGCGACGCATGAAATCGATTCGCCCGATGGCGCGCTCGCCGTCTTCTCGCGCGACGAGAATCTGTGGGTCCGCGACACCGGTTCCGACGAGGAGCGCCAACTCTCGACGGACGGAGAGTTGCACTGGGGCTACGGCGTCGCGCCGGAGGGCTGCTGTCAGGAGATCTCCAACCGCCGCCGCGACTTCAAGCCGCCCCCGGTGGCCGAGTGGTCCCCCGACGGCCGCCGGGTCGCGACGCACCGCTACGACGAGCGCGACGTCGAGGACCTCCACCTGCTCGAGGCCGCGACCGGGCGCCCGATCCTCCACAGCTACCGCTACGCGCTCCCCGGCGATTCCATCGTCCCCACCTGGCAGCTCCACCTCTTCGACGCCGAGACCGGAGCCCACGTGGCGGCCGACTACGACCCCGTCGTCGGCTACTTCGGCGGCGCGGACACGACCTGGCACGCCGCCCAATGGACCCCGGACGCCGCCCGCGTCTACTTCTCGCACCATTCGCGCGACTTCAGGAACCAGACGCTCGTCGAGGTCGACGCCGCGACGGGCGCATCGCGCAAGGTCATCGTCGAGAGCGGCGACACCTGGGTGGAGCTGAACCAGCTCCGCACGCCCTACAACTGGCGCGTGCTCGACAACGGGAGCGAGTTCATCTGGTTCTCCGAGCGCGAGGGCTGGGGCCACCTCTACCTGCACGACCTCGCCACCGGAGAGATGAAGAGCCGGATCACGCAGGGCTCCTGGCTCGTCGTCCAGCTGCTCGCGGTCGATGAGGCCGCGCGGCAGGTCTACTTCACCGGCGTGGGGCGCGAGCCCGGGCGCGATCCGTACCGGCAGCACCTCTATCGAGCGTCGCTCGACGGCGGCGGGGTGACGCTCCTCTCGCCGGAGGACGCCCACCACGCGGTCTCCGCCTCACCCGACGGCCGCTACTTCGTGGACACGTACTCCACCCGCTCGACGGCACCGGTCACCGTCCTCAGGGACGACGCCGGACGCCCCGTGATGACGGTCGAGCAGGGGGACATCTCCCCGCTCCTCGAAGCCGGCTGGGAGCCCCCGGTGCGCTTCTCCGCGAAGGCGCGCGACGGAGTGACGGACGTGTACGGCTATCTCTGGCTTCCCCCCAACATGGAGGAGGGAGCCGTCTATCCCGTCATCGACTACGTCTACCCGGGCCCCCAGATCGGCCCCATCCGCACGCCCGGCTTCACCTCCGGGCCGCGGGGCCAGGGCCACGCGCTCGCCCAGCTCGGCTTCATCACCTTCGCGGTCGACGCCATGGGCACGCCGTACCGCTCCAAGGCCTTCCACGAGAGCTACTACGGGAACATGCGGGACAACGGGATCCCCGATCACGTCTCCGCGCTCAAGGCGCTCGCCCTTCGCTATCCCATCGACATCGAGCGGGTAGGGATCTTCGGCCACTCCGGGGGCGGCTTCTCCTCGACCGACGCCATCCTCACCTTCCCGGACTTCTTCAAGGTCGCGGTGTCGGGGGCGGGGAATCACGACCAGCGCGGATACCACTTCCCG
Protein-coding sequences here:
- a CDS encoding ATP-binding cassette domain-containing protein, with the protein product MSLVSLTDVVKRFGETVAVDSATFSIDRGEVVGFLGPNGAGKTTTMRLLTQYLEPDGGTISIDGLSIEDHPVELRRRIGYLPETNPLYRDMLAGEYITFMGRLRGMDAGEIRARTDDVVAQTGIEAVYYRPINQLSKGYRQRVGLAQAILSQPEILILDEPTEGLDPNQRVEIRSLIRDVGTDRTVLLSTHVMQEVRKTCSRVVIINEGRIVADGSVDALVAGHGGARVMVELDAPADAAAEAMGDLASVARADTLEADAGGRARFAVEGAPGQDPRPDLSQLAAARGWPLWELHLAQASLEDLFHRLTAESAGPADETGDEPPGAMSDEAPEAGEEVDG
- a CDS encoding PIN domain nuclease; translated protein: MIVDTSAWIEYLRCTESPVHLALRHAVRTGSTIATPAPAAMELLSGCRSESDEWDLLKLLGRFEILIPDSLGQFQRAARIYRTCQRAGRTIRSSVDCMVAAAALDAQRPLLARNRDFDTIARHTDLELVVPTAPESHA
- a CDS encoding sugar phosphate isomerase/epimerase; this encodes MSARPITLFTGQWADMPLATLAAKAAAWGYDGLELACWGDHFDVVRATEEEGYAAGQRDLLAAHGLEVHAISNHLVGQAVCDPIDARHQLILPERVWGDGDPEAVRRRAAAEMSRSAAAAAALGVPVVNGFTGSSIWAAAYAFPPHPAGFVDAGFADFADRWTPILDAFDAAGVKFGLEVHPTEIAFDTASAARAVEAVAGHAAFGFNYDPSHLAYQGVDYVAFILEFGDRIHHAHMKDVWWSDTPRRSGTFGGHLDFGHADRGWDFRSIGRGRVDFEEVLRALDRIGYDGPLSIEWEDSGMDREHGAREACERLRALTFPPSATAFDAAFSED
- a CDS encoding Gfo/Idh/MocA family oxidoreductase produces the protein MNRRLSYGMVGGGPGAFIGDVHRMAAELDGLARIAAGAFSSDPERSAAKGAEIGLDPDRVYGNYAEMAEAEASLPRDRRLDFVIIVTPNHLHFDVARTFLEAGFHVVCDKPLTTTVADAEALCRLVAAGDRVFALTHNYGGYPMIKDARAIVREGRVGTIRRIQLEYFQGWLATPLELTGHPQAVWRTDPEQAGAAGALGDIGTHAHHLARYVTGLEVEALCGELTTFVPGRRLEDDASLLMRWNGGVRGTLTVSQVAAGEENGLAIRVYGSEGSIAWRHDDAETLWHRTPDGRARPRRRGHGWISPEAAGASRVPPGHPEGFIEGFANLYRSVISTIGALDEGRTPDETDLDFPTVWDGARGVHFLERAVESGRRGAWVDARYEPPGEPPAEPGEPTR
- a CDS encoding MFS transporter, translating into MDTTSSSVRPRRLFLASCVSLIATSVTFAVVGAVMLTLKGEFTLTNSDIGWIAGAGIWGFAVSQLVFAPFCDTLGMRFLLRLAFACHLVGAAVLITAGGFWQAFFGALTLALGNGLVEAACNPLVAALYPERKTVKLNQFHVWFPGGIVIGSVLAFGLDWAGLTAWQLKIGLILIPTLIYGHLMWREEFPPTEGVRAGVGMMEMFKATFMTPLMILMLFCMAITASTELGPNRWVPAVLEAGGIPGILVLAWINGLMAILRYKAGFAVERLSPTGVLSASAAISVVGLLWLSYAETTVMAFASATVFAVGVCYFWPTMLGFVSERVPRSGALGLGMMGATGMAVVGLWTTPWMGRIADEVGHERLPAVETQALFADAAAAFAGADASTAPDLAAAGEAVGEALAGVGPDGALPESVTANALRAIINSGGDEALAERANAILGPADNYGGRVSFRSVLPYTGALVFIFGLLYLRDRRAGGYRAVRIGAGAGGG
- a CDS encoding DPP IV N-terminal domain-containing protein, with translation MRRPSIRRPSPVTLAALACGVLVLAALPAGAAAQSRPYQPESVSASEYARAEQFLPWHAEKLTSGVTVNPRWVDANRFWYRNQVFGGHEFIMIDAAARTRRPAFDHDRLAAALSEASDASHEATDLPFDEFEFNAAGGIRFWTDTHERWDCDIGAYRCTGPDSVARATHEIDSPDGALAVFSRDENLWVRDTGSDEERQLSTDGELHWGYGVAPEGCCQEISNRRRDFKPPPVAEWSPDGRRVATHRYDERDVEDLHLLEAATGRPILHSYRYALPGDSIVPTWQLHLFDAETGAHVAADYDPVVGYFGGADTTWHAAQWTPDAARVYFSHHSRDFRNQTLVEVDAATGASRKVIVESGDTWVELNQLRTPYNWRVLDNGSEFIWFSEREGWGHLYLHDLATGEMKSRITQGSWLVVQLLAVDEAARQVYFTGVGREPGRDPYRQHLYRASLDGGGVTLLSPEDAHHAVSASPDGRYFVDTYSTRSTAPVTVLRDDAGRPVMTVEQGDISPLLEAGWEPPVRFSAKARDGVTDVYGYLWLPPNMEEGAVYPVIDYVYPGPQIGPIRTPGFTSGPRGQGHALAQLGFITFAVDAMGTPYRSKAFHESYYGNMRDNGIPDHVSALKALALRYPIDIERVGIFGHSGGGFSSTDAILTFPDFFKVAVSGAGNHDQRGYHFPWGEKYHGLLERNPDGTDSFDSQANQNIASNLKGKLLLHYGSLDDNVHPNMTLLVADALIEANKTFDMLVFPNRNHGYAREPYLIRRTWDYFIEHLMGAAPPVDYRIVQP